The genomic interval CGAAAATCCGGGAGTCATATTCCAGAACAATAAAGCGACCGCCAAAAAAATCACCAGTATTTGCCGAGACATGTAAATCCCCTGTTACTCAACTTTACCAAAAACATATTTGCTGATCAAAGCCTCCAGATCGACGGCAGATTCGGTTTCGGTTATTTTACCGCCGTCCGGCAGAAAATCCTCCTCGGCTCCGGGTGTCAACTGCACGTACTTATCTCCGATTATACCCTGGGTTTTAATGGAAGCAAAAACATCGCTGCCGATTTTTACTTCAGGCTTCACCAGCAGTGCGACCCGGGCTCGATCCTCATGCAGCGAGATACTTGCGACCTTACCGACTTCAACCCCGGCGATTTCAACCCGGGCTCCGCTTTTAAGGCCACTGACCGAGATAAAATCAGCATAAACACGATAATAATTTCCGCCGAAAAATTCAAGGCCGCCAAGATTAAGGGTCAGATAGGCGATCGCGAGCAGACCGACGAGCATGAAAGCCCCGACCGTTATCTCCAGATTAAATCTTTTCATATGCTTCTTTCTCTGAATTCATAGAAGGATCAAACAGCTCATCCGCGGAACTGTACGCAGCCCCCATCACTCTCAGGATAAAGGCCCGTACAAAGGGGTCACGACTGCGCTGCAAGTCTTCCGGTGACAGACAGGCCAGGACTTTCCCCTCATGGAGAATGGCGATTCTGTCCGCCAGATTAAAAATTTTGGGAATATCGTGACTGACAATGACACAGGTGTAACCCAGTTGCTTTTGGGTTTCAAAAAACAAACGATAAACATCGTGACTTTTGACCGGATCCAGACCGGTGGTCGGCTCGTCAAAAAGCAGGATATCGGGTTCCAGTTGCAGGGCCCGGGCCAGTCCGACCCGTTTTTTCATCCCACCGCTCAACTGCGATGGGTACTTGTCGGCACTGCCTTCCAGATCCATCTGGGCCAGGGCGGTGGCCACCCTCTCCTGAACGATTTTCTCCGGCAGCCGACTGCGTTCCCGCAGAGGCAGCGCGACATTATCAAAAACCGTCATCGAATCAAACAGGGCCACCCCTTGAAAAAGCACTCCGAAACGGGTGCGCATTCGACTCAGGGCCGCGCCGCGCAAAGCACAGATATCGGTGCCGTCGATCAGCACCTGCCCCCGGTCGGGATGGATCAGGCCGAGAATATGTTTAAGCAGAACACTCTTGCCCTGACCGCTCTCACCACAGATCACGGTGGTCGCGCCGCGCTCAATCTCGAGATTCACTCCACGCAGAACCGGCTGCGTCCCGAAACTTTTATGAATATCAATCAGCCTGATACAGGCATTGCCGCTTGCCATGAGCTCTACATCATCAAAGAGGTGATCACA from Pseudomonadota bacterium carries:
- the mlaD gene encoding outer membrane lipid asymmetry maintenance protein MlaD, which encodes MKRFNLEITVGAFMLVGLLAIAYLTLNLGGLEFFGGNYYRVYADFISVSGLKSGARVEIAGVEVGKVASISLHEDRARVALLVKPEVKIGSDVFASIKTQGIIGDKYVQLTPGAEEDFLPDGGKITETESAVDLEALISKYVFGKVE
- a CDS encoding ABC transporter ATP-binding protein; this encodes MASGNACIRLIDIHKSFGTQPVLRGVNLEIERGATTVICGESGQGKSVLLKHILGLIHPDRGQVLIDGTDICALRGAALSRMRTRFGVLFQGVALFDSMTVFDNVALPLRERSRLPEKIVQERVATALAQMDLEGSADKYPSQLSGGMKKRVGLARALQLEPDILLFDEPTTGLDPVKSHDVYRLFFETQKQLGYTCVIVSHDIPKIFNLADRIAILHEGKVLACLSPEDLQRSRDPFVRAFILRVMGAAYSSADELFDPSMNSEKEAYEKI